One genomic region from Podarcis raffonei isolate rPodRaf1 chromosome 16, rPodRaf1.pri, whole genome shotgun sequence encodes:
- the PCP4L1 gene encoding Purkinje cell protein 4-like protein 1: MSKLSSNESPSPSEIPGQEEKDKAGSAKKVVEAEEEEVDIDLNAPETEKAALAIQGKFRRFQKRKKDPSP, from the exons CTCAGCTCCAATGAGTCACCGTCCCCCAGTGAGATTCCAGGCCAGGAAGAAAAAG ACAAAGCGGGGAGTGCCAAGAAGGTGGtagaagcagaagaagaggaagtagACATTGACCTGAATGCGCCCGAGACGGAGAAGGCCGCCCTCGCCATCCAGGGGAAGTTCCGGCGCTTCCAGAAACGGAAAAAGGACCCCAGTCCCTGA